In the Hyphomicrobiales bacterium genome, one interval contains:
- a CDS encoding DUF1376 domain-containing protein — protein sequence MTKLPSMPLYVDDYEADTAHLTPEEDGIYNRLMRLCWRSPNCMVPDDQTWLMRKLRVGQECWDRSCVAVIEEFFSRQSGKIFQKRQREEYMHVSAMVDARKASGSKGGRAKSRKSKYLDASNTTYLPEANDKQTNAFALATTTTTTTTSSYPSDTQKEEEGAREISGLKEEPPDPFLNRVVEAVGLADSSLPRFWIGQSAADHVKAWITAHGLTEDEVVAEVAKSRTKNADPPDGPKALDRWMAQAGAAKQSAGTIKATKTTDTPAKAPVSPEDRLQFFAKWVKDTSQYMAPSTISNTLRDALLSQKMVTVEDLRVRGIR from the coding sequence ATGACAAAGCTACCCTCGATGCCACTCTACGTGGATGACTACGAGGCTGACACAGCGCACCTGACGCCGGAAGAGGATGGCATCTACAACCGCCTGATGCGCCTTTGCTGGCGGTCTCCGAACTGCATGGTCCCGGATGACCAGACGTGGCTGATGCGAAAATTGCGTGTCGGGCAGGAGTGCTGGGATCGCTCTTGCGTGGCTGTAATCGAGGAGTTTTTCTCGCGCCAATCCGGCAAGATATTCCAGAAGAGGCAGCGCGAGGAATACATGCACGTAAGCGCGATGGTTGACGCGCGTAAAGCGTCTGGATCGAAAGGGGGGCGCGCTAAGTCTCGGAAATCTAAGTATTTAGACGCTAGCAACACTACATATTTGCCAGAAGCAAACGACAAGCAAACGAACGCATTTGCTCTAGCAACCACAACCACAACCACAACCACATCTTCGTATCCTTCGGATACTCAGAAGGAGGAGGAGGGCGCGCGCGAGATTTCGGGTTTGAAGGAAGAGCCGCCTGACCCGTTTTTGAACCGTGTTGTCGAGGCGGTTGGGTTGGCAGATTCGAGCCTGCCCAGGTTCTGGATCGGACAATCAGCGGCAGATCACGTCAAGGCGTGGATCACGGCTCACGGCCTGACCGAGGATGAGGTTGTCGCTGAGGTAGCCAAGAGCCGAACGAAGAACGCCGACCCGCCGGACGGGCCAAAGGCACTGGATCGCTGGATGGCGCAGGCCGGGGCAGCAAAGCAATCAGCCGGAACCATCAAGGCCACCAAGACAACGGACACCCCAGCCAAAGCGCCGGTAAGCCCGGAAGACCGCCTGCAGTTCTTCGCAAAGTGGGTCAAGGACACGAGCCAATACATGGCACCCAGCACGATCAGCAACACCCTGCGCGATGCCCTTCTTTCGCAAAAAATGGTCACGGTCGAAGACCTCAGGGTGAGGGGAATTCGCTGA